The Epinephelus lanceolatus isolate andai-2023 chromosome 8, ASM4190304v1, whole genome shotgun sequence genome includes a window with the following:
- the rnf114 gene encoding E3 ubiquitin-protein ligase RNF114 has translation MAMLGGLSATQQKKNISDGSGDVSEFVCPVCLEIFESPVTTQCGHTFCQSCLQECLRPQKPVCAVCRAGLGHWTKAAELEAVIQSSVAACKGCGVQVGLSQMRSHTAACSKYQEYIEEGVRTTAQSQPAIISPVPNRFTFTCPYCNCQNLDQDGLVEHCTSQHARDARQVVCPICASMPWGDPNYRSADFFQHLKIRHTFSYDTFVDYSTDEHTMIQEALQRSLLDN, from the exons ATGGCGATGCTCGGAGGGCTTAGTGCAACACAGCAGAAGAAAAACATCTCTGACGGGAGCGGCGACGTGTCAGAATTCGTTTGTCCAGTTTGTCTCGAGATTTTCGAGAGTCCCGTCACAACACAATGCGGCCATAC GTTCTGCCAGAGTTGTTTGCAGGAGTGTTTGCGTCCACAGAAGCCTGTTTGTGCTGTATGTAGGGCTGGGCTGGGCCACTGGACTAAAGCTGCTGAGCTCGAGGCCGTCATCCAATCATCTGTGGCTGCTTGCAAAGGATGTGGAGTGCAG GTTGGCCTTTCTCAGATGAGAAGCCACACAGCTGCCTGCTCAAAATACCAGGAATACATCGAGGAGGGAGTGAGGACCACTGCCCAGAGCCAGCCTGCCATCATCAG TCCAGTACCAAATCGCTTCACCTTTACCTGCCCATACTGCAACTGCCAGAACCTCGATCAGGACGGCCTGGTTGAACATTGTACTTCTCAGCATGCTCGTGACGCACGACAAGTG GTTTGCCCCATCTGTGCCTCAATGCCTTGGGGAGACCCAAACTACAGGAGTGCTGACTTTTTCCAGCACCTGAAGATCAGACACACATTCTCCTATGATACCTTTGTT GATTACTCCACAGACGAGCACACAATGATCCAGGAGGCTCTACAGCGCTCCCTTTTGGACAACTGA